One region of Triticum aestivum cultivar Chinese Spring chromosome 6B, IWGSC CS RefSeq v2.1, whole genome shotgun sequence genomic DNA includes:
- the LOC123136056 gene encoding coleoptile phototropism protein 1 yields the protein MWESESDAGERGLVPVLGVGGSERHDGLKTDGFVRRDHSWYVNSDIPSDLLVKVGDVSFHLHKYPMISRSGKMGRVIYESATSAASASAAALDPDTAVAELDDLPGGADSFELAARFCYGMAVDLTASNISGLRCAAEYLEMTEDLEEGNLIFKTEAFLSYVVLSSWRDSIVVLKSCEGLSPWAENLQIVRRCSESIAWKACANPRGVRWAYTGAGSGRPPRSGAASPRWNNAGGGGGGSKESSPGRQPVPPSDWWFEDVSVLRIDHFVRVVTAIKVKGMRFDLIGAAITHYASKWLPGLTKDVPHAVSGVDEQWAQVSAAGGLHMIIAGPGGKDDVATSAPAREQRMVVESLISIIPPQRDSVSCGFLLRLLRLAIMLKAAPALVTELEKRVGMQLEQAALPDLLIPSVGRADTAYDVDLVQRLVEHFLVQEQTEQVSYSPGRGEAHAQPEREYYGSAAGARMPPANAAAAAAASSSSGLGLNAKARVARLLDSYLSEVSRDRNLSLTKFQVLAESLPESARTCDDGLYRAVDSYLKAHPALTEHERKRLCRVMDCQKLSFDACMHAAQNERLPLRVVVQVLFSEQVKISNALAGSSALKAAPDGGTTSAPTRRQLLDATPQSFQEGWAAAKKDINTLKFELESMKAKYLELQHDMDALQKQVTQSPAGEHGGKVGGGGGKAQQQQGPSAWSNGWKKLGRLAKMTGAEAAGAGGHGHAAAQGEAARKAQRRWRNSIS from the exons ATGTGGGAGTCGGAGAGCGACGCCGGCGAGCGGGGGCTCGTCCCCGTCCTCGGAGTCGGCGGCTCCGAACGGCACGACGGGCTCAAGACCGACGGCTTCGTTCGCAGAGATCACTCTTG GTATGTCAACAGCGATATTCCCAGCGATTTGCTTGTCAAAGTGGGAGACGTGAGCTTCCATCTTCACAAG TACCCCATGATCTCGCGGAGCGGCAAGATGGGCCGCGTCATCTACGAGTCGGCGACGAgcgcggcctcggcctcggcggcggcgctgGACCCGGACACGGCCGTGGCGGAGCTGGACGACCTCCCCGGCGGCGCGGACTCGTTCGAGCTGGCCGCCAGGTTCTGCTACGGCATGGCGGTGGACCTGACGGCGTCCAACATCTCCGGGCTGCGCTGCGCCGCCGAGTACCTGGAGATGACGGAGGACCTGGAGGAGGGCAACCTCATCTTCAAGACGGAGGCGTTCCTCAGCTACGTGGTGCTCTCCTCCTGGCGCGACTCCATCGTGGTGCTCAAGAGCTGCGAGGGCCTCTCGCCCTGGGCCGAGAACCTGCAGATCGTGCGCCGCTGCAGCGAGTCCATCGCCTGGAAGGCCTGCGCCAACCCCAGGGGCGTCCGCTGGGCCTACACCGGCGCCGGCAGCGGCAGGCCGCCCCGGAGCGGCGCGGCGAGCCCCCGCTGGAAcaacgccggcggcggcggcggcggctccaagGAGTCCAGccccggccggcagcccgtgccgCCGTCCGACTGGTGGTTCGAGGACGTGTCCGTTCTCCGGATCGACCACTTCGTGCGCGTAGTCACCGCCATCAAGGTCAAAG GCATGCGGTTCGACCTCATCGGCGCGGCGATCACCCACTACGCGTCGAAATGGCTGCCGGGGCTCACCAAGGACGTCCCCCACGCCGTCAGCGGCGTCGACGAGCAGTGGGCTCAGGTCTCCGCGGCCGGCGGGCTCCACATGATCATCGCCGGCCCGGGTGGCAAGGACGACGTCGCCACCAGCGCGCCGGCGCGCGAGCAGCGCATGGTGGTGGAGAGCCTCATCAGCATCATCCCGCCGCAGCGGGACAGCGTCTCCTGcggcttcctcctccgcctgctccgcctcgCCATCATGCTCAAGGCCGCCCCGGCACTCGTCACGGAGCTGGAGAAGCGGGTCGGCATGCAGCTCGAGCAGGCGGCGCTGCCCGACCTCCTCATCCCCTCCGTCGGCCGCGCCGACACCGCCTACGACGTCGACCTCGTGCAGCGGCTCGTCGAGCACTTCCTGGTGCAGGAGCAGACGGAGCAGGTGTCGTACAGCCCGGGGCGCGGGGAGGCGCACGCGCAGCCGGAGAGAGAGTACTACGGATCCGCCGCGGGCGCAAGGATGCCTCcggccaacgcggcggcggcggcggctgcgtcaTCGTCGTCGGGGCTGGGGCTAAATGCCAAGGCGCGCGTGGCCCGGCTGCTGGACAGCTACCTCTCCGAGGTGTCCCGCGACCGCAACCTCTCCCTGACCAAGTTCCAGGTGCTGGCCGAGTCGCTCCCGGAGTCGGCGCGCACCTGCGACGATGGGCTGTACCGCGCCGTGGACTCGTACCTGAAGGCGCACCCGGCGCTGACGGAGCACGAGCGGAAGCGGCTGTGCCGGGTGATGGACTGCCAGAAGCTGTCGTTCGACGCGTGCATGCACGCGGCGCAGAACGAGCGGCTGCCGCTGCGGGTGGTGGTGCAGGTGCTCTTCTCGGAGCAGGTGAAGATCAGCAACGCGCTGGCGGGGTCGTCGGCTCTCAAGGCAGCGCCGGACGGGGGGACGACCTCGGCGCCGACGCGGCGGCAGCTGCTGGACGCCACGCCGCAGTCGTTCCAGGAGGGATGGGCGGCGGCCAAGAAGGACATCAACACGCTCAAGTTCGAGCTGGAGAGCATGAAGGCCAAGTACCTGGAGCTGCAGCACGACATGGACGCGCTGCAGAAGCAGGTGACGCAGTCGCCGGCGGGCGAGCACGGCGGCAaggtcggcggaggcggcggcaagGCGCAGCAGCAGCAGGGGCCATCGGCGTGGAGCAACGGGTGGAAGAAGCTGGGGAGGCTGGCCAAGATGACGGGCGCcgaggcggcgggggccggcgggcACGGGCACGCGGCGGCGCAGGGCGAGGCGGCCAGGAAGGCGCAGAGGAGGTGGAGGAACTCCATCTCGTGA